The Chionomys nivalis chromosome 20, mChiNiv1.1, whole genome shotgun sequence genome includes a region encoding these proteins:
- the Klkb1 gene encoding plasma kallikrein yields MILFNQVGYFISLFATVSCGCLNQLYKSSFFRGGDIAAIYTPDAQYCQKMCTFHPRCLLFSFLSVAPANDPDKKFGCFMKDSITGTLPRLHRAGAISGYSLKQCGHQISACHQDLYEGLDMRGSNFNISKANSVEECQKLCTNNIHCQFFTYATNAFHRPEYRNNCLLKLSASGTPTSIKTLDNLVSGFSLKACALSEIGCPMNMFQHFAFADLDVGRVITPDVLVCRTICTFHPTCLFFTFYTNERKIESERNVCLLKMSKSGTPGPSVPQENAISGYSLFTCRKARPEPCHFKIYSGVDFGGEELNVTFVQGADVCQETCTKMIRCQFFTYSSVPQDCNVEGCKCSLRLSVDGSPTRITSSAQKISGYSLRLCKAVDSSICTTKVNSRIVGGTNSSLGEWPWQVSLQVKVVSQNHLCGGTIIGHQWIITAAHCFDGIPYPDVWRIYGGILNLSEITKETSFSKIKELIIHQNYKVGEGNYDIALLKLQTPLNYTDFQKPICLPSKDDTNTIYTNCWVTGWGYTKEGGEIQNTLQKATIPLVPNEECQKKYKNYVITKQMICAGYKEGGIDACKGDSGGPLVCKHNGIWQLVGITSWGEGCARRDHPGVYTKVSEYVDWILEKTQHSGGSPLVVTPA; encoded by the exons GATGTCTGAATCAACTGTACAAAAGCAGCTTCTTCCGAGGTGGGGACATAGCTGCCATCTACACCCCGGATGCCCAGTACTGTCAGAAGATGTGCACCTTTCACCCCAGGTGCCTGCTCTTCAGCTTCCTCTCAGTCGCTCCAGCCAACGACCCCGATAAAAA ATTTGGTTGCTTCATGAAAGACAGCATTACAGGAACTTTGCCAAGATTGCATCGGGCAGGTGCCATTTCTGGCTATTCTTTAAAGCAGTGTGGTCATCAAATAAGTG CTTGCCACCAAGACCTATATGAAGGACTTGATATGAGAGGGTCCAACTTTAATATATCTAAGGCCAACAGTGTTGAAGAATGCCAGAAATTGTGCACAAACAATATTCACTGCCAATTTTTCACATACGCGACAAATGCATTTCATAGACCGGAGTACCG GAACAACTGCTTGCTGAAGCTCAGCGCAAGTGGAACGCCCACCAGCATAAAGACGCTGGATAACCTGGTATCCGGATTCTCACTGAAGGCTTGTGCCCTTTCAGAGATCG GTTGCCCCATGAATATGTTCCAGCACTTTGCCTTTGCAGACCTCGATGTGGGCCGGGTCATCACCCCCGATGTTCTAGTGTGTCGCACCATCTGCACCTTCCACCCCACCTGCCTTTTCTTTACATTCTACACGAACGAACGGAAGATAGAATCCGAGAG GAATGTTTGCCTTCTTAAGATGTCTAAAAGTGGTACTCCAGGTCCCTCTGTTCCTCAAGAAAATGCTATATCTGGATACAGTCTCTTCACCTGCAGAAAAGCTCGTCCTG AACCCTGCCATTTCAAAATTTACTCCGGAGTTGACTTTGGAGGAGAAGAGCTGAATGTGACCTTTGTACAAGGAGCAGATGTGTGTCAAGAGACCTGTACAAAGATGATTCGCTGCCAGTTCTTTACCTACTCATCGGTTCCACAAGACTGCAATGTGGAGGG GTGTAAATGTTCTTTAAGGTTATCTGTGGATGGCTCTCCAACTAGGATCACCAGCAGTGCACAGAAGATCTCTGGGTATTCTTTGCGATTGTGTAAAGCTGTGGACAGCTCTA TTTGCACAACAAAAGTAAACTCACGAATTGTGGGAGGAACAAACTCCTCTTTAGGGGAGTGGCCATGGCAGGTCAGCCTGCAGGTGAAAGTGGTGTCTCAGAATCATCTGTGTGGAGGGACCATCATTGGACACCAATGGATCATAACGGCTGCCCATTGCTTTGATGG GATTCCGTATCCAGATGTGTGGCGTATCTACGGTGGGATTCTTAACCTATCAGAGATTACAAAAGAGACATCTTTCTCGAAAATAAAAGAACTTATTATTCATCAGAACTACAAGGTCGGAGAAGGCAACTATGATATTGCCCTACTAAAGCTCCAGACGCCCTTGAATTATACAG ATTTCCAAAAACCAATATGCCTGCCTTCCAAGGACGACACAAATACAATTTATACCAACTGCTGGGTGACTGGATGGGGCTACACAAAGGAAGGAG GTGAAATCCAAAATACTCTACAAAAGGCAACGATTCCTTTGGTACCAAATGAAGAATgccagaaaaaatataaaaattatgttataACCAAGCAGATGATCTGTGCTGGCTACAAAGAAGGCGGGATAGATGCATGTAAG GGAGATTCCGGCGGCCCCTTAGTTTGCAAACACAACGGAATATGGCAGCTGGTGGGTATCACCAGCTGGGGTGAAGGCTGTGCCCGGAGAGATCACCCAGGTGTCTACACTAAGGTTTCTGAGTACGTGGACTGGATCCTGGAGAAGACACAACACAGTGGCGGAAGCCCCCTGGTGGTGACTCCCGCATGA
- the F11 gene encoding coagulation factor XI isoform X2 produces the protein MTSLHQVVYFIFFVSVSDGCVTTLFKDTSFQGGDIGTVFTPSAKYCQLVCTHHPRCLLFTFMAESSSDDPTKWFACILKDSITETLPTVNMTGTVSGYSFKQCPQQLSACSKDVYVDLDMKGMNYNSSVVKNAQECQERCTNDAHCHFFTYATGRFPSVEHRKTCLLKYTQTGTPTRITKLNNVVSGFSLKSCGLSNAACIRDIFPNTVLADLNVDRVLAPDAFVCRRICTHHPTCSFFTFFSQEWPRESQRHLCLLKTSESGLPSSRITKNNALSGFSLQHCKHSTPVFCHPSFYNDTDFLGEELDIVEVKGHETCQKTCTNAVRCQFFTYSPFRGSRNEGKGRCSLKLSSNGSPTRILHGRGSISGYTLRLCKMDNVCTTKIKSRIVGGSASVHGEWPWQVTLHITSPTQRHLCGGSIIGNQWILTAAHCFSGTEASKHLRVYGDIVHQSEINEDTAFFRVQEIIIHDQYKAAESGYDIALLKLESSMNYTDSQRPICLPSKGDENVLYTECWVTGWGYTRLRGEVQNTLQKVKIPLVSNEECQTRYRNHKITSKMICAGYKEGGKDACKGDSGGPLSCKHNGVWHLVGITSWGEGCGQRERPGVYTNVAKYVDWILEKTQTV, from the exons ATGACCTCATTACATCAAGtggtatattttatcttttttgtctCAGTTTCTGATG GCTGTGTCACTACGCTCTTCAAAGACACCAGCTTTCAAGGAGGTGACATCGGTACTGTTTTCACACCGAGTGCCAAGTACTGCCAACTGGTCTGCACCCACCACCCACGGTGCCTGCTCTTCACGTTCATGGCTGAGTCATCTTCGGATGATCCTACCAAATG GTTTGCTTGCATCCTGAAGGACAGCATCACAGAAACGCTGCCAACGGTAAACATGACAGGAACAGTTTCTGGATATTCGTTCAAGCAATGCCCTCAGCAATTAAGTG CTTGCAGCAAAGATGTCTATGTGGACCTAGACATGAAGGGCATGAACTACAACAGCTCGGTCGTGAAGAACGCTCAGGAGTGCCAAGAGAGGTGCACCAATGATGCCCATTGTCACTTTTTCACATACGCAACAGGGCGTTTTCCCAGTGTGGAGCATCG TAAAACTTGTCTTTTGAAGTACACCCAAACGGGGACACCAACCAGAATAACGAAGCTCAATAACGTGGTGTCGGGATTTTCACTGAAGTCCTGTGGACTGTCTAACGCGG CTTGCATTAGGGACATTTTCCCGAACACGGTGCTTGCCGACCTCAACGTTGACAGAGTGCTGGCCCCAGACGCCTTTGTCTGCCGACGCATTTGTACGCATCACCCCACTTGTTCGTTCTTTACATTCTTTTCCCAAGAGTGGCCGAGAGAATCTCAAAG ACATCTTTGCCTCCTTAAAACATCTGAAAGTGGATTACCAAGCTCGCGCATTACAAAGAACAATGCGCTTTCTGGCTTCAGTCTCCAGCATTGCAAGCACAGCACCCCAG TATTCTGCCATCCGTCCTTCTACAACGACACTGATTTCTTGGGAGAAGAATTGGATATTGTTGAAGTGAAAGGCCATGAAACCTGCCAGAAAACGTGCACCAATGCTGTCCGCTGCCAGTTTTTTACCTATTCCCCATTTCGAGGATCTCGCAATGAAGGGAA GGGCAGATGCTCCCTAAAACTGTCTTCAAATGGATCTCCAACTAGAATACTTCATGGGAGGGGAAGCATCTCTGGATACACTTTGAGGCTGTGCAAAATGGATAATG TGTGCACAACCAAAATCAAGTCCAGGATTGTCGGAGGAAGTGCATCTGTTCACGGTGAGTGGCCGTGGCAGGTAACCCTGCACATCACCTCGCCCACCCAGCGACACCTGTGTGGAGGCTCCATCATCGGAAACCAGTGGATACTGACAGCCGCTCACTGCTTCTCTGG GACAGAGGCATCTAAGCACCTGCGTGTCTATGGTGACATTGTCCACCaatcagaaataaatgaagaTACAGCTTTCTTCAGGGTTCAAGAAATCATCATTCATGATCAATATAAGGCGGCAGAAAGTGGGTATGATATTGCCCTGCTGAAACTGGAATCATCGATGAATTATACAG ATTCTCAGCGGCCGATATGCCTACCTTCCAAAGGCGATGAAAACGTGCTATACACAGAGTGCTGGGTGACTGGATGGGGGTACACCAGATTAAGAG GTGAAGTACAAAATACTCTCCAGAAAGTCAAGATACCATTGGTGTCAAATGAAGAATGTCAGACAAGATACAGGAATCATAAAATAACCAGCAAGATGATCTGTGCAGGCTATAAAGAAGGGGGGAAGGACGCGTGCAAG
- the F11 gene encoding coagulation factor XI isoform X1 has translation MTSLHQVVYFIFFVSVSDGCVTTLFKDTSFQGGDIGTVFTPSAKYCQLVCTHHPRCLLFTFMAESSSDDPTKWFACILKDSITETLPTVNMTGTVSGYSFKQCPQQLSACSKDVYVDLDMKGMNYNSSVVKNAQECQERCTNDAHCHFFTYATGRFPSVEHRKTCLLKYTQTGTPTRITKLNNVVSGFSLKSCGLSNAACIRDIFPNTVLADLNVDRVLAPDAFVCRRICTHHPTCSFFTFFSQEWPRESQRHLCLLKTSESGLPSSRITKNNALSGFSLQHCKHSTPVFCHPSFYNDTDFLGEELDIVEVKGHETCQKTCTNAVRCQFFTYSPFRGSRNEGNHRGRCSLKLSSNGSPTRILHGRGSISGYTLRLCKMDNVCTTKIKSRIVGGSASVHGEWPWQVTLHITSPTQRHLCGGSIIGNQWILTAAHCFSGTEASKHLRVYGDIVHQSEINEDTAFFRVQEIIIHDQYKAAESGYDIALLKLESSMNYTDSQRPICLPSKGDENVLYTECWVTGWGYTRLRGEVQNTLQKVKIPLVSNEECQTRYRNHKITSKMICAGYKEGGKDACKGDSGGPLSCKHNGVWHLVGITSWGEGCGQRERPGVYTNVAKYVDWILEKTQTV, from the exons ATGACCTCATTACATCAAGtggtatattttatcttttttgtctCAGTTTCTGATG GCTGTGTCACTACGCTCTTCAAAGACACCAGCTTTCAAGGAGGTGACATCGGTACTGTTTTCACACCGAGTGCCAAGTACTGCCAACTGGTCTGCACCCACCACCCACGGTGCCTGCTCTTCACGTTCATGGCTGAGTCATCTTCGGATGATCCTACCAAATG GTTTGCTTGCATCCTGAAGGACAGCATCACAGAAACGCTGCCAACGGTAAACATGACAGGAACAGTTTCTGGATATTCGTTCAAGCAATGCCCTCAGCAATTAAGTG CTTGCAGCAAAGATGTCTATGTGGACCTAGACATGAAGGGCATGAACTACAACAGCTCGGTCGTGAAGAACGCTCAGGAGTGCCAAGAGAGGTGCACCAATGATGCCCATTGTCACTTTTTCACATACGCAACAGGGCGTTTTCCCAGTGTGGAGCATCG TAAAACTTGTCTTTTGAAGTACACCCAAACGGGGACACCAACCAGAATAACGAAGCTCAATAACGTGGTGTCGGGATTTTCACTGAAGTCCTGTGGACTGTCTAACGCGG CTTGCATTAGGGACATTTTCCCGAACACGGTGCTTGCCGACCTCAACGTTGACAGAGTGCTGGCCCCAGACGCCTTTGTCTGCCGACGCATTTGTACGCATCACCCCACTTGTTCGTTCTTTACATTCTTTTCCCAAGAGTGGCCGAGAGAATCTCAAAG ACATCTTTGCCTCCTTAAAACATCTGAAAGTGGATTACCAAGCTCGCGCATTACAAAGAACAATGCGCTTTCTGGCTTCAGTCTCCAGCATTGCAAGCACAGCACCCCAG TATTCTGCCATCCGTCCTTCTACAACGACACTGATTTCTTGGGAGAAGAATTGGATATTGTTGAAGTGAAAGGCCATGAAACCTGCCAGAAAACGTGCACCAATGCTGTCCGCTGCCAGTTTTTTACCTATTCCCCATTTCGAGGATCTCGCAATGAAGG CAACCACAGGGGCAGATGCTCCCTAAAACTGTCTTCAAATGGATCTCCAACTAGAATACTTCATGGGAGGGGAAGCATCTCTGGATACACTTTGAGGCTGTGCAAAATGGATAATG TGTGCACAACCAAAATCAAGTCCAGGATTGTCGGAGGAAGTGCATCTGTTCACGGTGAGTGGCCGTGGCAGGTAACCCTGCACATCACCTCGCCCACCCAGCGACACCTGTGTGGAGGCTCCATCATCGGAAACCAGTGGATACTGACAGCCGCTCACTGCTTCTCTGG GACAGAGGCATCTAAGCACCTGCGTGTCTATGGTGACATTGTCCACCaatcagaaataaatgaagaTACAGCTTTCTTCAGGGTTCAAGAAATCATCATTCATGATCAATATAAGGCGGCAGAAAGTGGGTATGATATTGCCCTGCTGAAACTGGAATCATCGATGAATTATACAG ATTCTCAGCGGCCGATATGCCTACCTTCCAAAGGCGATGAAAACGTGCTATACACAGAGTGCTGGGTGACTGGATGGGGGTACACCAGATTAAGAG GTGAAGTACAAAATACTCTCCAGAAAGTCAAGATACCATTGGTGTCAAATGAAGAATGTCAGACAAGATACAGGAATCATAAAATAACCAGCAAGATGATCTGTGCAGGCTATAAAGAAGGGGGGAAGGACGCGTGCAAG